The region TTTTCGCTGGACTAGATCTTCTTTGATCGAGGAAAGGCCACAGCGTCATCGAGTTCATTTATGATATCGAGAAGGAGGATATGACCATTGATGTAGTCAAAAAACAGTTCCGCATCGTGTAAGAGGGTCTCTGTTTGTCTCTTTTAACCATAGAAATTATTGTAGTGAAAAATGCTCATCCACAGTTTAATTGTAGAAAAAAAATTATTTGTCAATAAAAAGTTGCACTTAACTTAAACATCTCTTTCGTAGTCCCTATCGGGAAAAATGAATAAAATCATGTTTTTAATACATGGCTGTTAACTTCACGCCTAAAAAGGCTACTAAGCCGAGAGATCGTACACGGCTGAACAGAGCCGCCAGGCATGGAAAAGGAACGACAGGGGAGCGCCCAAAAAGAGCGCTCCCCTAAAAACATGCTCCCATGAAGGAGGAATGGCCTGCGGGGCGGCCTTGGCGCTTCCGGAGATCAAGCGCCGGCCGCTCCCTTGCTTTGTCCTGCGTCGATCATGCGGGCGTTTTGTGGGGGAAGCGCCCGCAAACGAGCGCTCCAACCCTGCTTCATCAAGCTTATCCGATGCTTCCTTCCATCTCGAACTTGATCAACCGGTTCATCTCGACTGCGTATTCCATCGGCAGCTCTCTTGTGAACGGCTCGATGAAGCCCATGACGATCATTTCCGTCGCTTCCTGCTCGGAAATGCCGCGGCTCATCAAGTAGAACAGCTGCTCTTCGGAGACTTTCGACACTTTCGCTTCGTGTTCGAGCGACACGTTGTCGTTGAGAATCTCGTTGTACGGAATCGTGTCCGACGTCGACTGGTTGTCGAGAATGAGCGTATCGCATTCGATGTTGGAGCGCGAGCCGGACGCTTTGCGGCCGAAATGGACCATCCCGCGATACGTCACCTTTCCGCCTTGTTTCGAGATCGACTTCGAGACGATCGTCGACGATGTATTCGGCGCCAGATGGATCATTTTCGCCCCGGCGTCTTGGTGCTGGCCTTTGCCGGCGATGGCGATCGACAGCGTCAAGCCGCGCGCCCCTTCGCCTTTTAAGATGACGGCCGGGTATTTCATCGTCAGCTTCGAGCCGATGTTGCCGTCAATCCATTCCATTGTCGCGTTTTCTTCGCAGACGGCGCGCTTCGTCACCAAGTTGAAGACGTTGTTCGCCCAGTTTTGGATCGTCGTGTAGCGGCAGTAGGCGCCTTTTTTGACGATGATTTCCACGACTGCGCTATGGAGCGAGTTCGTCGTATAAATCGGCGCTGTACAGCCTTCGACGTAATGGACGTGCGCCCCTTCGTCGACGATGATGAGCGTCCGTTCAAACTGCCCCATGTTTTCCGAGTTGATGCGGAAGTACGCCTGAAGCGGCGTATCGACTTTGACGCCTTTCGGGACGTAGATGAACGAACCGCCCGACCAGACGGCCGAGTTGAGCGCGGCAAATTTGTTGTCCGTCGGCGGCACGACTTTGGCGAAATACTCGCGGAACAAATCTTCGTTTTCCTTGAGCGCCGAGTCGGTGTCTTTAAAGATGACGCCAAGCTTTTCGAGGTCTTCTTTCATGTTGTGGTAGACGACTTCGGATTCGTATTGCGCCGAGACGCCGGCCAAATATTTTTGTTCCGCCTCTGGAATCCCTAATTTATCGAACGTCGCTTTGATCTCCGCCGGCACTTCATCCCACGAGCGGCCCGATTTTTCCGTCGGCTTGACGTAGTACGTAATTTCATCAAAATCGAGGCTTGACAAGTCGCCGCCCCATTGCGGCATCGGTTTGCTGTAGAAGATGTCGAGCGCTTTTAAGCGGAACTCGAGCATCCATTGCGGCTCGTTTTTCATCCGCGAAATTTCTTCGACGACTTCGCGCGTCAAGCCGCGCTGGGCGCGGAAGACGGAGACGTCCTTGTCGACGAAGCCGTACTTGTATTCACCGATTTCCGGGGCTTTTTTCGCCATCTCGGTTCACCCTCCTTCATGTTCATTGATTGTTGAGGCCTTTTTCGAGCGCTTTCCACGCCAATGTCGCGCATTTGATGCGGGCGGGAAATTTGGAAACGCCTTGAAGCGCCTCGATGTCGCCAAGGTCGACGGAATCGTCGTACTCTTTCCCTTGGATCATGTCGGAAAAAATGTGGGCGAGCCGAAGCGCTTCCTCCACCGTTTTTCCTTTGATCGCCTGCGTCATCATCGACGCCGACGACATCGAAATCGAACAGCCTTCCCCTTCAAATTTGACGTCGGCGACTTTTCCGTCCTCGACTTTCATCGTCAAGTGGATGCGGTCGCCGCACGTCGGGTTGTTCATGTTGACGTCGACGTTCGTTCCTTCAAGCACCCCGCGGTTGCGCGGGTTTTTATAATGGTCCATAATGACTTGGCGGTAAAGCTGATCCAGCGGATGGTTAGAAGACATGGCTGAAGTACTCCTTCGCTTTCTGTAATGCGGCCACAAACCGGTCGATTTCCTCTTTCGTGTTGTACAGATAGAAGCTTGCCCGGGCGGTCGCCGTCACATGAAGCCATTTCATGAGCGGCTGGGCGCAATGGTGGCCGGCGCGGATGGCGATCCCTTCGGCGTCAAGGACGGTCGCCACATCGTGCGGATGCACCCCGTCGATGTTGAACGTGACAAGCCCCGCCCGCTCTTTCGGACCGTAGACGGTGACGCCTTCGATGTCCGCCATTCGTTCAAGCGCATATTGCGCCAGCTCGTGCTCGTGGGCGGCGATGGCGTCCAAGCCGACTTGCTCGAGGAAATCGATCGCCGCGCCAAGGCCGATCGCCCCAGCGATGATCGGCGTGCCGCCTTCAAACTTCCACGGCAGCTCTTTCCACGTCGAATCGTACAGATCGACGAAATCGATCATTTCCCCGCCGAACTCGACCGGCTCCATCTGCTCAAGCCATTTCTTTTTGCCATATAATACGCCGATTCCCGTCGGCCCGCACATTTTATGGCCGGAAAACGCCAAAAAGTCGCAATCGAGCTCTTGGACGTCGATTTTCATATGCGGAGCGCTTTGCGCCGCATCGACGACGACGACCGCCCCGCGCTCATGGGCGAGGCGGGCGATCTCCCGCACCGGATTGATCGTCCCGAGCACGTTCGACACATGAGCGATGGCGACAATCTTCGCCGCTTTGGTGATGGTCGCTTCGACATCGCCCCAATCGATCGTGCCGTCTTCCTGCAGCGGAATATATTTCAGCGTCGCGCCCGTTTGCTTCGCCAGCTGCTGCCATGGGATCAAGTTGCTGTGATGCTCCATGTACGTGATGACGATCTCGTCGCCTTCTTTGACATTGGCGCGCCCGTAGCTTGCAGCGACCAAGTTGAGCGACGCCGTCGTGCCGCGCGTAAAAATGATTTCCTGCGCCGATTGGGCGTTTAAAAACCGCCGCACTTTTTCGCGCGCTCCTTCATATGCGTCGGTCGCTTTCGTCCCAAGCGTATGGACGCCGCGATGGACGTTCGAGTTGTATTCGCGGTAATAGCGGTCAAGCGCCTCGATCACCGGCAGCGGCTTTTGCGACGTTGCCGCGCTGTCAAAATAAATGAGCGGATGGCCGTTGACTTGTTGGTGCAAAATCGGAAACAACGCGCGAATTTCGTTGACATTCATGATTGAACTTTCCTTTCAATCACTTCGATTAATTGGTTTTTCACGCCTTCAATCGGAATCGCTTCGACAACCGGCGCCAAAAAGCCGTGGATGATGAGTCGTTCCGCGTCGCGTCTCGGAATGCCGCGGCTCATTAAGTAATACAATTGAATCGGATCGACGCGTCCCACCGATGCCGCGTGGCCAGCCATGACGTCGTCTTCATCAATGAGCAAAATCGGGTTCGCATCGCCGCGCGCTTTTTCGCTCAGCATCAAGACGCGCGACTCTTGCTCGGCGTTTGACTTCGACGCGCCGTGCTCAATTTTGCCGATGCCGTTGAAAATTGAGGTCGCGCTGTCGCGGACGACGCCGTGTTTTAAAATGCTTCCTTCTGTATGCTTGCCGTAATGAATAATGCTGGTCGTAAAGTTTTGCACTTGCTCGCCGCGGCTGACCGCGACCGTTTTCGCATCGCCGAACGAGCCGTCGCCGACAAGGCGGGTGATGTTCTCGGAGACCGTGTTGCCGTCATTCATCAGCCCGAGCGCCCATTCGATCCGTCCGTCGCGCCCAGCAATGCCGCGCCGATTGACATACGTCGTTGTGCCTTTTGCCAAATGGTCGACGGCGGCGAAAAAGACGCTTGCGTTCGCTTGGGCAAACACCTCGGCGACCACATTGGCGACCGCTTTTCCTTCCCTGCTTGCCGATATATAGTTTTCGACAAACACGACGCGGCTGTTGTCTTCCGCGACAACGATGACGTGGTTGAACAAGGCGATGTCATCCTCATCTTGAATGTAGACGGCTTGAAGCGGCGTTTCGATCTCCACGTTTTTCGGAACGTAAACGAACACGCCGCCGTTAAACAGCGCCGCATGGAGCGCGGCGAGGCGGTGCTCATCCGGCTTGACAGCCCTCATAAAATAGTTTTTCAGCAAGTCGCCATGCTCGCTCGCTGCTGTGAAGATGTCGGTGAAAATGACGCCTTTTTCTTTCAACTCATCGGACAGCGACACGTACGCCGGCGTATGGTTGCGCTGCACGTACAAGTTTTTCGTTCCTTCGCCTGCTTCAATGAGCGCCTTGACCGCTTCCGGCAAATCGTCAAGACCATCATACGGCGCGCTGTCGACCGTGTGGCGGGCGAACTCGGTGAAATTCCATTTGTCGATTTTCGTTTTCTCCGGTTTCGGAAGCGGCAGCCGCTCCGCCAGCTCAAGCGCCTCAAGGCGCCGTACCGTCAGCCAGTCCGGCTCGCCGCGACCGCTTGAGAACGTGCGGATGTATGACTGCTCAAATGGGATTTTCGTTTCTGTCGCCATAATCCTCCTCCTAACGCTTACGCTTCTTGTCCGACCGTTTCGTCTTCGATGCCAAGCTCTTTTTTGATCCAGTCGTACCCTTCGGCCTCAAGCCGCTGCGCCAGTTCCGGACCGCCCGATTTGACGATGCGCCCTTGCATCATGACGTGCACGTAATCCGGCGTGATGTAGTTCAATAACCGTTGGTAGTGAGTGATGATCAAACAGCCGAATTCGCTGCTGCGCATTTCGTTGACGCCTTTGGCCACAATTTTCAGCGCGTCAATGTCCAATCCGGAGTCGATCTCGTCCAAAATGGCGATTTTCGGCTCGAGCATCATCAATTGCAAAATTTCGTTCCGCTTTTTCTCCCCGCCCGAGAATCCTTCGTTCAAGTAACGGTGCGCCATATCCGGGTTCATTTCGAGAAACGCCATTTTTTCATCGAGCTTGCGGATGAATTTCATGAGCGAAATTTCGTTGCCCTCCCCAAGCCGGGCATTGATCGCAGCGCGCAAAAAGTCGGCGTTCGTCACTCCGCTGATTTCGCTTGGGTATTGCATCGCCAAAAACAGGCCGGCGCGCGCCCGCTCATCGACTTCCATCTCCAAGACGTTTTGGCCGTCAAGCGTAATCTCGCCCTCGGTCACCTCATATTTCGGATGGCCCATAACGGCCGATGCCAGCGTCGATTTCCCCGTCCCGTTCGGACCCATGATGGCGTGGATTTCCCCGCCTTTTACTTCCAAGTCCACTCCTTTTAAAATTTCTTTTCCCTCCACGGAGACGTGAAGATTTCGAATCGTCAATACTGCCATGCAGCATACCTCCAATTCCCGCTTGAAAGTAATCGTAGCTCGCTCGTCTTCTAGCGATCGCTCATTCTCAATTTATTCTCATTATAATTTTATAACAAATGAAAACTGCCTGCAACTTTCTCGCTCTGTTTTCACTATAACCGTGTGAAAAAACAGCGCCTTTTACTATTTTACACGAAAACCTCAAGCTTGTACGAGTTTTTGCAAAAAAAAAGACCCCGTTTTTCCGGAGTCTAGTGAGCCTCCCGCAGCTCGCCGAGGCATTCCTGCACAAGCGTCACCGCCTGGCTCATCGCCGCCCCGCCGCCAAACGCGGCCGCCACCGCGCATGCTTCCAAAATTTCTTGCTCCGACGCCCCTTCATCAAGGCAGCCTTTCGCATGGTAAATCGTGCAATACTCATCTTGCGCCGCCACGCTGATGCCAAGGGCGATCAATTGTTTTTCTTTTTTCGACAGCGCCCCTTCAGCAAAGCATGCTTCCGTAAAGGCGTTAAACCGCTCGGCCACGTTCGGAAGTTTTTGGGTGAACGCCCCAAGCCCTTCCTTGTAGTGGCGAAGCGCTGTTTCGACAGATGCGTGTGTTCGGTTGTTCATTGACTATGCCCTCCTTTTGATTCGTCCGCTGTTAGTATGCGTGCAGGAAAATCAAATTAAACGACGAATAAGATTGGAAAAAGGAGGGGAGCACATGGCGCGTTGGACAGTGTTTTTCTTGACAGCCGCCGCCGGTTCGTTCATCACCTGGATGGCGATCGTCACCGCCCTTGGCGAAAGCGGGGACGGTTCGCTCGGATTAACGGCCGTTGTCGCGCTGCAAAACTGCCTCATCATTTTGCTGCTCGTTGCTGTTTTGGAACGGTTGACAAAAAAATAACGGAAGCGGACCGCTCCCGTTATTGATTGTTTTCCGCCGCTGGAATGACGGCGCCGTGGTATTTTTCTTTGATAAAATCTTGAATTTCTTTCGATTGCAGCACTTCGACAAGCGTTTTGATTTCTTTCCGGTTTTCATCGCCTTTGCGCACCGCAATAATGTTCACATACGGATTGTTTTTCGGCGATTCAACGGCGATCGGGTCTTTCGCCGGATCCAAACCGGCATCAAGCGCATAGTTGGCGTTGATCAGCACGGCATCGCCTTCGCCGTTTTTGTAAATTTGCGGAAGCAGCCCAGCGTCGACGTCGGCCTTAAATTTCAAATGTTTCGGGTTTTCCACTATGTCGTTGACCGTCGCTTTCGTTTTATCGACGCCCGGTTTCAATTTAATGAGCCCTTTTTCTTGCAGCATCGACAAAATGCGGCCATGGTCGGCGACCGAGTTGCTCATGATGATCGTCGCACCGTCCGGCAGTTCTTCAATGCTTTTGTATTTTTTCGAGTATAAGCCGATCGGCTCGATATGAATGCCGCCGGCGTTGACGAAATCATAACCGTATTCTTTCTTTTGCGATTCTAAATACGGGATGTGTTGGAAGTAGTTGGCATCGATTTGCTTCTCCGCCAACGCTTTGTTCGGCAAGATGTAATCTTGGAATGTGATGATCTCCAAGTCGATGCCTTTTTTCTTCAAAATCGGTTTCGCTTTTTCCAAAATTTCCGCATGCGGCACGTTCGAAGCGCCGACTTTCAGCTTCACCAATTTGCCGTCTTTGCCGCCTTCCGCGTTGTCGTTCTTGTTGCCGCCGCATGCCGCCAAGGCCAACACAAGGATGGCAGCGAGCAAAACACCCAACCATTTTTTCATCGGCCGTTCCTCCTTTATCGTTTATCAATTTTCGAAGTGACAAAGTCACCGATAAACTGAATGACAAAGACAATGATAAGCACCAATACGGTAGCGACAAACGTCACATCGTTATGGTTGCGCTGGAACCCTTCCAAATACGCCAAGTTCCCAAGTCCGCCGGCGCCGATGGCTCCAGCCATCGCCGTATAGCCGACAAGCGACACCGCCGTCACCGTAATGCCGGAGACAAGCGCCGGAAGCGATTCGGGCAAGAGCACTTTCCAAATAATCGTCCACGTTGAGGCGCCCATCGCTTGGGCTGCTTCGATGACGCCTTTGTCAATTTCGCGGAGGGCGATCTCCACCATGCGGGCGTAAAACGGAGCCGCCCCGATAATGAGCGCCGGAAGCGCCGCATTGGCCCCGAGCATCGTCCCGACGAGCCATGTTGTAAACGGAATGAGCAAAATAATTAAAATAATAAACGGAATGGAGCGAAAAATATTGACGAACGCAGCGATGACCGCATTGATCCACCGGTTTTCCCACAGGTTGCCCTTCGACGTCAAAAATAAGAGCAGACCAAGAACGATCCCGAGGACGAATGTGGCCGCGACCGCCATCCCGGTCATGTACAGCGTCTCAACCGTCGCCGCCCACATCTTCCCCCATTGCACGTTCGGCAGAAGGTCAGCGAGCATCGTGAATCACCTCCACCGCCACTTGCCGGCGTTGAATATAGTCAAGCGCCCGGGCGATTTCATCGGCCGCTCCATCGAGGTGCACAAACAGCACCCCATAAGCGCCTTGATGGGTTTGCGAAATTTTCCCTTGCAAAATGTTGACATCCACGGCAAACTGACGCACCACTTCGGTGATGAGCGGCTTTCCGGCGGCCGCGCCGACGAACGTCAGCTGGGCGATCAGCCCGCTCGGGTATTGGCCAAACAAATGGGAAATCGCCTCTTCCGTCTCCTCGGGCTCGATCAATTGTTGGACGAACCGTTTCGTAATCGGCTGCTGCGGGTGGCGGAACACATGCAGCACGTCGCCTTGCTCGACGATTCGGCCGCTTTCCATCACCGCAACGCGGTCGCAAATTTTGCGGATGACGTGCATTTCATGGGTGATGAGCACAATCGTCAGCCCGAGCCGCTTGTTGATGTCAACGAGCAAGTCCAAAATCGCATCAGTCGTCTGCGGGTCAAGCGCTGATGTCGCCTCGTCGCACAGCAGCACTTTCGGGCTGTTGGCGAGCGCCCGGGCGATGCCGACGCGCTGCTTTTGTCCCCCGCTCAGCTGCGACGGATACGCATCTTCCCGTCCCGCGAGCCCGACGAGCTCGATGAGTTCGTCAACCCGCTTTTGCCGCTCCCCCTTCGGAACGCCCGCGATCTCGAGCGGAAACGCAATGTTTTCCCTGACCGTGCGCGACCAAAGCAAGTTGAAGTGCTGAAAAATCATCCCGATTTCTTGGCGCGCCTTGCGCAGCTCTCGCCCTTTCACGCGCGCCATATCGCGCCCGGCGACGATCACTTGGCCGCTCGTCGGCTTCTCGAGCCCATTGAGCAATCGGATGAGCGTGCTTTTCCCCGCGCCGCTGTAGCCGATGATGCCGAAAATTTCCCCTTCGCGAATCTCAAGCGACACGTTGTCGACGGCCGTGACCGAGCCGTTGGCCGCTTGATAGATTTTCGTCACTTGTTCGAGTGTAATCATCGTTTCACCTTCCTTCCCAAGCGGCAGAGCACAAAAAGAAAACCTTTCTGCCCGCAGAGAACAGAAAGGTATCGTGCACCATTCCGTCTCTTATCTCTCAAAGCAGGCCGCTTTGTGTGAATTGGCACCATTTCAGCGCATGCGCTGACGGTTGCCGGGCTTCATTGGGCACATCCCTCCACCTCTCTTGATAAGAGCGCAACAATCGCCTATTCAATTGATTACGAGTGTGATTGTATCATTGCCTGTCGAATCGTGTCAACATATTTTTTATCCGAGCTTTTTGCGATGTTGATTTTATGCGGCTTTTTCTCCCACTAAAAAAGCATGTTAATCCGTAGAATCCTTAGTGTGACAAGGGATTGAAGGTTTGGGGTGAATGTTTGTTTCGACACAAAAATTCGCCGACTCCCCCTTGATTTTATCAAGTCTTGCTGGGGTAAAAAGTTTTTCCCCTCTCTCCCATCCCTTGTGTACCAACGATTTCACGTCATCGAAAATAGCTCTATCCGACGTGCCGATACGGCTTGGCCAAATGGAGGAGCGACTCAAGCAGCAACAGATGGCGGAAGCTTCCTGACACGTGCACTTCTTGCAGCCGGACGAGCTGCTGCAGCTTCAGTTCGCCGTTTAGCAAGGACGCGAGCGCCTCTTTGGAGCCGCGCACCGTCAATGTTTTCCGTTCATCGTTTTCCGCCTCGACAGCAGCCGACTCCTTGCCAACCATCAACAGCATGGTTTCATCCCCGCTTTCAAAGCGAACGCACAGCTGTTCATCCGGCAAAATCGGCATCAAATGGCGCAACCCTTGCATCCGTTCCACGAATTGCCCGATCAATTCACGCATTTCCATTGCGCATCCTCCCCCATTTTCCTTTGTTTCCTTTATTTCCATTCAAAGGGGGAGAATCCTTTACAAAAATCTCGACAGCCCCTTGGCGAAACAGCGCCGTTTTTGTCATTTCCCAAGAAATATGTCAAACGGCGTCAAAAAAAAGCAAATCGTCAGTGCGGCAAACGGGCTTGAATCACTTCGTACAAATACGGAACGGAATGAAAGGCATACCACTTGCCTGCGATCGTTCCACCCATAAAAAGAAGCAGGCAAGGGACGCTTTCAATTTTCCACTCGGCCGCCTGCTCGGGGATATAGTTAATGTCTGTTTCGTAAAACGGCAGCGCCGGAAACAACTGTTCCACCACCACAAGCATCCGTTTTGCCAGCTGGCATGTGCCGCACAGCGGTGTATACAAGTAAAGGGCTAGGAGCGGCTCGTCCCCTACCACTCGTTTAACATCGTTTCGGTCAATCGTTTTCACTCGCCTCTTCCTCTCATGAGCGATTCGATGCGGACGTCGAAATCGGCGCGCAGCAGCACTTGCGCCAAATGCCAAATCGGAGCGGCCGCGACTTCACGGTACGCCCGATCAATGTAAAGATGCTCCGCCTCTGGAAGCATGCGGCGAAACTGCCGGCGCAATTTTTCTCCCGCCTCATCGGCATCCGCCAACAAGTACACATCATATCCTTCCAGCTC is a window of Geobacillus kaustophilus DNA encoding:
- the sufB gene encoding Fe-S cluster assembly protein SufB, yielding MAKKAPEIGEYKYGFVDKDVSVFRAQRGLTREVVEEISRMKNEPQWMLEFRLKALDIFYSKPMPQWGGDLSSLDFDEITYYVKPTEKSGRSWDEVPAEIKATFDKLGIPEAEQKYLAGVSAQYESEVVYHNMKEDLEKLGVIFKDTDSALKENEDLFREYFAKVVPPTDNKFAALNSAVWSGGSFIYVPKGVKVDTPLQAYFRINSENMGQFERTLIIVDEGAHVHYVEGCTAPIYTTNSLHSAVVEIIVKKGAYCRYTTIQNWANNVFNLVTKRAVCEENATMEWIDGNIGSKLTMKYPAVILKGEGARGLTLSIAIAGKGQHQDAGAKMIHLAPNTSSTIVSKSISKQGGKVTYRGMVHFGRKASGSRSNIECDTLILDNQSTSDTIPYNEILNDNVSLEHEAKVSKVSEEQLFYLMSRGISEQEATEMIVMGFIEPFTRELPMEYAVEMNRLIKFEMEGSIG
- a CDS encoding methionine ABC transporter ATP-binding protein, whose product is MITLEQVTKIYQAANGSVTAVDNVSLEIREGEIFGIIGYSGAGKSTLIRLLNGLEKPTSGQVIVAGRDMARVKGRELRKARQEIGMIFQHFNLLWSRTVRENIAFPLEIAGVPKGERQKRVDELIELVGLAGREDAYPSQLSGGQKQRVGIARALANSPKVLLCDEATSALDPQTTDAILDLLVDINKRLGLTIVLITHEMHVIRKICDRVAVMESGRIVEQGDVLHVFRHPQQPITKRFVQQLIEPEETEEAISHLFGQYPSGLIAQLTFVGAAAGKPLITEVVRQFAVDVNILQGKISQTHQGAYGVLFVHLDGAADEIARALDYIQRRQVAVEVIHDAR
- the sufC gene encoding Fe-S cluster assembly ATPase SufC encodes the protein MAVLTIRNLHVSVEGKEILKGVDLEVKGGEIHAIMGPNGTGKSTLASAVMGHPKYEVTEGEITLDGQNVLEMEVDERARAGLFLAMQYPSEISGVTNADFLRAAINARLGEGNEISLMKFIRKLDEKMAFLEMNPDMAHRYLNEGFSGGEKKRNEILQLMMLEPKIAILDEIDSGLDIDALKIVAKGVNEMRSSEFGCLIITHYQRLLNYITPDYVHVMMQGRIVKSGGPELAQRLEAEGYDWIKKELGIEDETVGQEA
- a CDS encoding methionine ABC transporter permease, with the protein product MLADLLPNVQWGKMWAATVETLYMTGMAVAATFVLGIVLGLLLFLTSKGNLWENRWINAVIAAFVNIFRSIPFIILIILLIPFTTWLVGTMLGANAALPALIIGAAPFYARMVEIALREIDKGVIEAAQAMGASTWTIIWKVLLPESLPALVSGITVTAVSLVGYTAMAGAIGAGGLGNLAYLEGFQRNHNDVTFVATVLVLIIVFVIQFIGDFVTSKIDKR
- a CDS encoding SCP2 sterol-binding domain-containing protein — encoded protein: MEMRELIGQFVERMQGLRHLMPILPDEQLCVRFESGDETMLLMVGKESAAVEAENDERKTLTVRGSKEALASLLNGELKLQQLVRLQEVHVSGSFRHLLLLESLLHLAKPYRHVG
- a CDS encoding toprim domain-containing protein, encoding MRRVEKVIIVEGRSDKQKVAAVLNEPVVILCTNGTISDARLEEWADELEGYDVYLLADADEAGEKLRRQFRRMLPEAEHLYIDRAYREVAAAPIWHLAQVLLRADFDVRIESLMRGRGE
- a CDS encoding carboxymuconolactone decarboxylase family protein, encoding MNNRTHASVETALRHYKEGLGAFTQKLPNVAERFNAFTEACFAEGALSKKEKQLIALGISVAAQDEYCTIYHAKGCLDEGASEQEILEACAVAAAFGGGAAMSQAVTLVQECLGELREAH
- a CDS encoding cysteine desulfurase, whose product is MNVNEIRALFPILHQQVNGHPLIYFDSAATSQKPLPVIEALDRYYREYNSNVHRGVHTLGTKATDAYEGAREKVRRFLNAQSAQEIIFTRGTTASLNLVAASYGRANVKEGDEIVITYMEHHSNLIPWQQLAKQTGATLKYIPLQEDGTIDWGDVEATITKAAKIVAIAHVSNVLGTINPVREIARLAHERGAVVVVDAAQSAPHMKIDVQELDCDFLAFSGHKMCGPTGIGVLYGKKKWLEQMEPVEFGGEMIDFVDLYDSTWKELPWKFEGGTPIIAGAIGLGAAIDFLEQVGLDAIAAHEHELAQYALERMADIEGVTVYGPKERAGLVTFNIDGVHPHDVATVLDAEGIAIRAGHHCAQPLMKWLHVTATARASFYLYNTKEEIDRFVAALQKAKEYFSHVF
- a CDS encoding MetQ/NlpA family ABC transporter substrate-binding protein, giving the protein MKKWLGVLLAAILVLALAACGGNKNDNAEGGKDGKLVKLKVGASNVPHAEILEKAKPILKKKGIDLEIITFQDYILPNKALAEKQIDANYFQHIPYLESQKKEYGYDFVNAGGIHIEPIGLYSKKYKSIEELPDGATIIMSNSVADHGRILSMLQEKGLIKLKPGVDKTKATVNDIVENPKHLKFKADVDAGLLPQIYKNGEGDAVLINANYALDAGLDPAKDPIAVESPKNNPYVNIIAVRKGDENRKEIKTLVEVLQSKEIQDFIKEKYHGAVIPAAENNQ
- the sufD gene encoding Fe-S cluster assembly protein SufD, producing the protein MATETKIPFEQSYIRTFSSGRGEPDWLTVRRLEALELAERLPLPKPEKTKIDKWNFTEFARHTVDSAPYDGLDDLPEAVKALIEAGEGTKNLYVQRNHTPAYVSLSDELKEKGVIFTDIFTAASEHGDLLKNYFMRAVKPDEHRLAALHAALFNGGVFVYVPKNVEIETPLQAVYIQDEDDIALFNHVIVVAEDNSRVVFVENYISASREGKAVANVVAEVFAQANASVFFAAVDHLAKGTTTYVNRRGIAGRDGRIEWALGLMNDGNTVSENITRLVGDGSFGDAKTVAVSRGEQVQNFTTSIIHYGKHTEGSILKHGVVRDSATSIFNGIGKIEHGASKSNAEQESRVLMLSEKARGDANPILLIDEDDVMAGHAASVGRVDPIQLYYLMSRGIPRRDAERLIIHGFLAPVVEAIPIEGVKNQLIEVIERKVQS
- the sufU gene encoding Fe-S cluster assembly sulfur transfer protein SufU; the protein is MSSNHPLDQLYRQVIMDHYKNPRNRGVLEGTNVDVNMNNPTCGDRIHLTMKVEDGKVADVKFEGEGCSISMSSASMMTQAIKGKTVEEALRLAHIFSDMIQGKEYDDSVDLGDIEALQGVSKFPARIKCATLAWKALEKGLNNQ
- a CDS encoding thioredoxin family protein, whose product is MKTIDRNDVKRVVGDEPLLALYLYTPLCGTCQLAKRMLVVVEQLFPALPFYETDINYIPEQAAEWKIESVPCLLLFMGGTIAGKWYAFHSVPYLYEVIQARLPH